A genomic segment from Oncorhynchus keta strain PuntledgeMale-10-30-2019 chromosome 9, Oket_V2, whole genome shotgun sequence encodes:
- the LOC118387864 gene encoding BCL2/adenovirus E1B 19 kDa protein-interacting protein 3 isoform X1, producing MESLSTLQPLTMSGSSTPEDALYGSWVELEELISAVSSRDSLTGQQQDTASWALQGELERILLEAQLECERSKDSPPLVVTPPQTTASPPHSEGSSSTDCVTIQSEEDGERRLISEWVWDWSSRPENLPPKEFVFQHPKQQSGSLSVRKSEVMKRGLFSSDVLMILIPSLLASHLLTLGVGIYIGKRLAASTTSTL from the exons ATGG AATCTCTCTCCACCCTTCAGCCACTAACCATGTCAGGCTCGTCGACTCCAGAGGACGCGTTGTACG gctcgtGGGTGGAGCTGGAGGAGCTAATATCAGCAGTGAGCAGCAGGGATAGTCTGACAGGGCAACAACAGGACACAGCCTCCTGGGCCCTGCAGGGGGAGTTAGAGAGGATCCTGCTGGAGGCACAGCTTGAGTGTGAGAGGAGTAAAGACAG TCCTCCCCTGGTGGTGACTCCTCCGCAGACCACTGCTTCCCCTCCCCACAGTGAAGGCAGCAGCAGTACAGACTGTGTTACCATACAG tccgaggaagatggggagaggaggctCATTTCCGAGTGGGTATGGGACTGGTCCAGTCGGCCAGAGAACCTTCCACCAAA GGAGTTTGTGTTCCAGCACCCGAAGCAGCAGTCGGGCTCTCTGAGCGTAAGGAAGAGTGAGGTGATGAAAAGAGGCCTATTCTCCTCTGACGTCCTCATGATCCTCATCCCCTCACTGCTTGCCTCGCACCTGCTCACACTGGGAGTAgg
- the LOC118387864 gene encoding BCL2/adenovirus E1B 19 kDa protein-interacting protein 3 isoform X2: MSGSSTPEDALYGSWVELEELISAVSSRDSLTGQQQDTASWALQGELERILLEAQLECERSKDSPPLVVTPPQTTASPPHSEGSSSTDCVTIQSEEDGERRLISEWVWDWSSRPENLPPKEFVFQHPKQQSGSLSVRKSEVMKRGLFSSDVLMILIPSLLASHLLTLGVGIYIGKRLAASTTSTL, from the exons ATGTCAGGCTCGTCGACTCCAGAGGACGCGTTGTACG gctcgtGGGTGGAGCTGGAGGAGCTAATATCAGCAGTGAGCAGCAGGGATAGTCTGACAGGGCAACAACAGGACACAGCCTCCTGGGCCCTGCAGGGGGAGTTAGAGAGGATCCTGCTGGAGGCACAGCTTGAGTGTGAGAGGAGTAAAGACAG TCCTCCCCTGGTGGTGACTCCTCCGCAGACCACTGCTTCCCCTCCCCACAGTGAAGGCAGCAGCAGTACAGACTGTGTTACCATACAG tccgaggaagatggggagaggaggctCATTTCCGAGTGGGTATGGGACTGGTCCAGTCGGCCAGAGAACCTTCCACCAAA GGAGTTTGTGTTCCAGCACCCGAAGCAGCAGTCGGGCTCTCTGAGCGTAAGGAAGAGTGAGGTGATGAAAAGAGGCCTATTCTCCTCTGACGTCCTCATGATCCTCATCCCCTCACTGCTTGCCTCGCACCTGCTCACACTGGGAGTAgg